Within Actinoplanes sp. L3-i22, the genomic segment CGACCTCGCGGTCCAGGAACTGGTCCAGGGGTTGCAGACCGAACGTGGCCTGGCGGCAGGCCTGCTCGGCGGCAACGACGCGTTCAGCACCGAGCTGCAGCGCGCCCGCAACCAGGTCGACCTGCGCCGCGGCGAGGTGGAGCGGCTGACCACCGGCGGCGGTACGGTCGCCGACCGGGTCTCCGTCGCGGTCCAGGCGCTGGACGGCCTGACCAGCGTCCGGGCCGGCACCGACACCGGCTCCGGCAAGCAGGTCGCCACCGTCGGCTACTACACCGCGCGGATCGCCGACCTCGGCAACCTCGACTTCGACCTGGACAGCACCGGCGACGCCGAGCTGCGCCAGGGCGCGGCCGCGCTGGAGTCGCTCGGCGCGGTCAAGGAGGCCACCGCCCAGGAGCGGGCGTTCCTCAACGGGGTCTTCTCCGCCAGCGGTTTCAAGCGGGGCGAGTTCCTCCAGTTCGTGACCATGCGGGCGACCCGGGACGCGTCGCTGACCGCCTTCGACCGCTACGCCGACCAGGCCGCGAAACAGGGCCGCGACTACACCATGGACACCGGTGCGGCGCGCGAGGCGGCCTACTTCGAGCGGCTCGCGCTGCTCTCCGGCGACGGCAAGTATCTCCAGGTCAACCCGCAGTCCTGGTGGTCCGCGCAGACCACCGTGCTGGACGACATGCTGCAGTTGCAGCACCACGTCGGCTCGGTCATCACGGCGCGCGCCGCGGCGCTGAAGGACGACGCCTCGACCCGGATGGGCGTGCTGCTCGGCGCCGTGCTGCTCTGCCTGGCCGGCTCGGTCTGGCTCGCCACGGTCGCCTCGAAGTCGGTGGCCCGGCCGCTGGCGCTGCTGGCCGGCGAGGCCAACCAGCTGGCCAGCACCCAGCTGCCGGAGGCGGTGCAGCGGGCCTCGGCCGGCACCGCCACCGAGGCGCCACCACCGGTGCTCGTGCCCCGCGGCTCCAGCGACGAGGTCCTGCTGGTGGCCGACGCGTTCGACCGGGTGCAGGAGACGGCGTACGCGCTCGCCACCGAGCAGGCGGTGCTGCGCCGGACCACCGCCGAGTCGCTGGCCAACCTGGGCCGGCGCAACCAGAACCTGCTCCGCCGCCAGCTCGCCTTCATCACCAAGCTGGAGCGGGAGGAGGCCAGCCCGACCGGCCTGGCGAACCTCTTCGAGCTCGACCACCTGGCCACCCGCATGCGCCGGAACGCGGAGAGCCTGCTGGTCCTGGTCGGCGCGGCGAGCCCGCGGCAGCTCTCCGAGCCGCTGATGGTCCCGGACGTGATCCGCGCCGCGGTCTCCGAGGTCGAGGAGTACCGCCGGGTCACGCTGCGCCGGGTGGACGACGTGCTGGTGGCCGGCTCCACGGTCAGCGGCATCGCGCACATGCTCGCCGAGCTGATCGAGAACGGCCTGTCGTTCTCCCCGCCGGACATGGACGTGGAGATCCACGGCCGCCGGATCGGCACCGGCTACCTGATCGCGGTCACCGACCAGGGCGTCGGGATGACCCCGGAGGAGATGCAGCGGGCCAACGCGCGACTGCGCGGCGAGGGTGACTTCATCACCGCGCCGGCCCGGTTCCTCGGCCACTACGTGGTCGGCCGGCTGGCCCAGCAGATGGGCATCGAGGTCCAGCTCACCCCGTCGCCGGTGACCGGCGTGACGGCCCGGATCACGCTGCCCGCCGAGATCCTGACCGACCAGCCGGCGGTCACCGCGGGCCGGCCGGCCCGGTCGCCGGCCCGGCAGGTCACCGCCACGGTCGAACCGGCCCGCCCGCAGCGGCGGCTCACCGCCGAGCAGGCCCCCGCCGCGGCCGTGACCAGCACGGTCGCCACCGCCGACCGGACCCTCACGGCAACCGCCATCGAGTACGTGGTGGTCGACGACACCGTGCCCGGCCCGTCCGGCGACGACGCCCCGCGGACTCCGAACGGCCTGCGCAAGCGCATCCCCCGCGCGCAGCGTGGCCAGCCACGGGCGGACGCGCCCAGCACCGCGCCGGTGGAGCGCCCGGCCCCGATCAGCGACTCGCCGGAGGCGGTGCGGGACCGGCTCAACGCGCTACGCGGTGGCATTCAGCGTGGTAACGCCGAAACAGCGGGGTTGTCGTGACCGGTACCCCGAAATGGCCCCTTGGCAGCAACCTGGAAAGAAGAATGATGAGCGTTGACACCTCGGCGGACCGGCACCAGTTCAATTGGCTGCTCGGCAACTTCGTACACCAGACGGACGGTGTGCGTGACGCCGTCGCGGTGTCCTCGGACGGGCTGCTGATCGCCAGCTCGGACGGGCTGAACCGGGCCGAGGCGGACCAACTGGCCGCCATCGTCTCCAGCCTGGCCAGCCTGGCCCGCAGCGCGTCGCGCAAGTACGACTTCGACGGCCTGAAACTCATCATGATCGAGATGCACCGGGGCTTCCTGCTGGTGTCGGTCATCTCCGGTGGCAGCGTCCTCGGCGTGGTGGCCGGCAGCGAGTCCGATCTCGGCCTGGTCGGCTACGAGATCTCGCTGCTCGCCGACCGCTTCGGCGGCCTGCTCACGCCGGCGTTGATCGCAGAGTCCCGGCAACACCTACCGCGATGAGCGGGACCAATTGGGACGCCGAGCCCGGGGCGTTGCCGTATGCGGGTAGCCGGTCGTCCGGGCTGCACTCCGGCGAGCTGGACGAGGATCCGGTGATCCGCCCGTTCATGCTCACCAACGGGCGCACCCAGCCGATGCAGGACGGCCTGCGGGTCGAGACGCTGCTGCGCGCGGCCCCGGCCGCGCTGTCGGCCCCGCTGCGCTTCGAGTCGCGGCGCATCGTCGAGCTCGCGCAGTCCCCACGGTCGGTCGCGGACCTGTCGGTGGCGCTGCGCGCGCCGCTCGGCGTGGTCCGGGTGATCGTGGCCGATCTGATCACTCAAGGATTCCTCGCCGTGGAACAACAGCCCGAGGAGCTCTCCACCAGTTTGATCGAAAGGATCAGGGATCGTGTCCGGGCGCTCTAGCGAGCCGTCGGCAGCGCACCCCATCGCTGTCAAGATCGTCATCAGCGGCGGTTTCGGGGTCGGCAAGACCACTTTCGTGGGTGCCATCTCCGAGATCGAACCGCTGGTCACCGAGGCCGAGATGACGGAGAAGTCGATCGGTATCGACGACACGTCCGCGGTCTCCGAGAAGACCACCACCACGGTCGCCCTCGACTTCGGCCGGATCACCCTCGACGACGCGCTGCTGCTCTACCTGTTCGGCACGCCCGGGCAGGACCGCTTCGCGTTCCTCTGGGACGACCTGGTCACCGGCGCGCTCGGCGCGATCGTGCTGGTCGACACGCGGCGGATCGAGGACTCCTTCCCCGCGATCGACTACTTCGAGGAGCACGAGATCCCGTTCATCATCGGCGTCAACCGGTTCACCGGCGCGCAACGCTTCTCCCCCGACGAGGTCCGCGACGCGCTGGGCGTCAGCGCGGGCATCCCGATGGTGGAGTGCGACGCCCGCGACCGCGAGTCGGTGAAGAACGTGCTGGTCTCGCTCACCGAGGAGGTGCTCGCCAAGCGCGCGGGCCGGGCCCGGGCGGAGTCGACGTGGTGAGGCGCGGGCTCGCCCGGGCGCTGGCCGTGCTCGGCCTCGCGGCGCTGGCCGGCTGCTCGGGCACCGAGGCGGCGATCACCCCACCGCCCGGGGCACCCGCCCAGGCCAGCTGCGGCAAGGTCAACATCGCGGTCAACCCCTGGTCCGGGTACGCCGCCGACGCCGCCGTCGTCGGATACCTGCTCAAGACGGAGCTCGGCTGTCAGGTGGTGGCCACCCAGCTGAGCGAGACCACCTCGTGGGCGGGCCTGTCCGACGGCAGTGTCGACGTGATCCTGGAGAACTGGGGCCACGACGACCTGAAGCGCAAGTACATCGACGGCCAGAAGGTCGCCGTCGAGATGGGCCTGACCGGCAACAAGGGCATCATCGGCTGGTACGTCCCGCCGTGGATGGCCGAGGAGTACCCGGACATCACCGACTGGACCAAGCTCAACGACCGGGTCGAGCTGTTCCGGACGGCGAAGTCCGGCGACAAGGGACAGTTCCTGGCCGGTGACCCGTCGTTCGTCACCAACGACACCGCGCTGATCACGAACCTCAAGCTGGACTACACCATGGTCTACGCCGGCAGCGAGGACAAGCTGATCGCCGCGTTCCGGCAGGCGCAGAAGAACAAGACGCCGCTGCTCGGCTACTTCTACGAGCCGCAGTGGCTGCTGACCGACGTCAAGCTGGTGCACGTCCCGCTGCCGAGGTACACCCCCGGCTGCGACAGCGTCCCGGACAAGATCGCGTGCGACTACCAGCCGTACGACCTCGACAAGATCGGCCGGAAGGCGTTCGTCGACTCGGGCTCGCCGGCGGCCGGTTTCATCCGGAACTGGACCTGGACCAACGCCGACCAGAACGAGGTCGCCCGGGACATGACCCAGAACCACCTGTCCGCCGAGGACGCCGCCAAGAAGTGGGCCGAGGCGCACCGCACCACCTGGGAGACCTGGCTCGACTGAGCGGACCGACGGGAAGGCCGGGTGACGGGCGCCGCGACGCCCGCCACCCGGACGTCAGGTCAGGTCGGTGGCGATGATCCGCTCGATGTTGCGCTCGGCCAGGGCGGTGATCGTGACGAATGGATTGACCCCGGTGCTGCCCGGGATCAGCGAGCCGTCCATCACGTACAACCCCGGGTAGCCGGGCAGCCGGCCGTAGTTGTCGGTCGCCACGTTGAGCACGCAGCCGCCGAGCGGGTGGTAGGTGAAGTCGTCGCCCCAGACCTTGTTCGCCCCGAACAGGTCGCTGCGATACACCGTGGCCTGCGCCTTGTTGATGGTGTCGAAGACCCGTTTCGCCGCGGTGACGGCCGGCTGGTTCTGCGCCGTCTGCCAGCTGAGTCCGACCGTCCCGGTCGAGGAATCGTACAAGAATCGGGCCCTGTTCGGGTTTTTGGTTATCGCCAGGTAAAGGCTGATCCACAGCTCGGTGCCGGCCGGGAAGGGCGCGATCTCGGCGAAGACCGGACCGGCCGCGTCCGCCCAGTTGTCGATGCCCATGGCCGGCATGCCCGATTCCAGCGCGCCGGTGGTGTTCCACAGGTGCTGGGCGCGCGCCACCATGACGTTGCCGTTGTTGCCCCAGCCCTGCCCGACCGCGTCCGGCAGATCCGGCAGCCGGCCTTGCGCGCGCATCGCGACGAGCAACTTGCTGGTGCCGACACTGCCTGCGGCGAAGAAGACCCGATCCGCGCGTACGGTCTTGACGGCGACCGTGGCGCCGGCGGTGTCGATCTGGTTCATCGTCACCGAGAAGCCACCCAGGCTGTTCGGGGCGACGGCGGTGACCACGTGCTGTGCGGTGATCGTCAGCCGCCCGGTGGCCGCGGCCGCCGCGAGGTAGGTCTTGTCCAGTGACCGCTTGCCGTGGTTGTTGCCGTAGATGACCTCGCTCGCCAGTGCCGACCGGGGCACCGTGCCGGCCTGTTCCTTCGCCATGTAGCCGAAGTCGTACACGTTGTTCAGGAACGTCGTGGTGTAACCGGACGCCTGGGCCTGGTCCCGGCTGACCCGCGCGTACCGGTAGCAGTCGGCGGTCTCGAACCAGGCGGTGTCGATGGCGTTGACGCCGAGGGCGGCGTTGGCGCGCGGGAAGTACGTGGCGTACATCGCGGCGACGTCGACCGAGGGCAGGATCTCGGCGAGGTAGTCGCGCTTGGGCACCACGGCCATGCCGCCGTTGACCAGCGAGCCGCCGCCGACGCCCCGGCCCTGGTAGACCCGGATGCCGGCGAACTTCTCCGAGTCCAGCACCCCGGTGTACCGGGTGATCGACTTGTTGGCGCCGATCCCGAGGAAATAGCCGACCGGCTGGTCGGTGGTGGTGCGCAGCCAGTACGAGCGCTGGTCCGGGTCGAGCATGTCGCAGAAGATCGCGCCGTCCGGGCCGGCGGTGTTCCACGCCATGCCCATCTCGACGACGGCGGTGGCGACGCCGGCCTGGGTCAGGCGCAGCGCGGCGACGGAGCCGCCGTAACCACTGCCCACGACCAGGGCCGGCACGTGGTCGCCGTCGGCCAGAGCGGCCCCGGCGGCGGCGGCTCTCGCGAACAGCACGGCGGCCGGGGCGCCGAGAGCGGCGGCACGCAGCAGGGTGCGACGACTGGTCATCTCAGGCACCCGCCATCTCGTCCGCCGCGATGTAACCGAAGGTCATGGCGGGGCCGATGGTGGAGCCGGCACCCGCGTAGCTGTGCCCCATCACCGCGGCGCTGG encodes:
- a CDS encoding nitrate- and nitrite sensing domain-containing protein, with translation MSVHAEDAEQSEPVGDNPPEPSAGPTDRATRRRRTGGTIRQRVVRTLALPVATTLVLLTIVAVSEIDNYRTAAATAHAVTLDLAVQELVQGLQTERGLAAGLLGGNDAFSTELQRARNQVDLRRGEVERLTTGGGTVADRVSVAVQALDGLTSVRAGTDTGSGKQVATVGYYTARIADLGNLDFDLDSTGDAELRQGAAALESLGAVKEATAQERAFLNGVFSASGFKRGEFLQFVTMRATRDASLTAFDRYADQAAKQGRDYTMDTGAAREAAYFERLALLSGDGKYLQVNPQSWWSAQTTVLDDMLQLQHHVGSVITARAAALKDDASTRMGVLLGAVLLCLAGSVWLATVASKSVARPLALLAGEANQLASTQLPEAVQRASAGTATEAPPPVLVPRGSSDEVLLVADAFDRVQETAYALATEQAVLRRTTAESLANLGRRNQNLLRRQLAFITKLEREEASPTGLANLFELDHLATRMRRNAESLLVLVGAASPRQLSEPLMVPDVIRAAVSEVEEYRRVTLRRVDDVLVAGSTVSGIAHMLAELIENGLSFSPPDMDVEIHGRRIGTGYLIAVTDQGVGMTPEEMQRANARLRGEGDFITAPARFLGHYVVGRLAQQMGIEVQLTPSPVTGVTARITLPAEILTDQPAVTAGRPARSPARQVTATVEPARPQRRLTAEQAPAAAVTSTVATADRTLTATAIEYVVVDDTVPGPSGDDAPRTPNGLRKRIPRAQRGQPRADAPSTAPVERPAPISDSPEAVRDRLNALRGGIQRGNAETAGLS
- a CDS encoding roadblock/LC7 domain-containing protein, with translation MSVDTSADRHQFNWLLGNFVHQTDGVRDAVAVSSDGLLIASSDGLNRAEADQLAAIVSSLASLARSASRKYDFDGLKLIMIEMHRGFLLVSVISGGSVLGVVAGSESDLGLVGYEISLLADRFGGLLTPALIAESRQHLPR
- a CDS encoding DUF742 domain-containing protein yields the protein MSGTNWDAEPGALPYAGSRSSGLHSGELDEDPVIRPFMLTNGRTQPMQDGLRVETLLRAAPAALSAPLRFESRRIVELAQSPRSVADLSVALRAPLGVVRVIVADLITQGFLAVEQQPEELSTSLIERIRDRVRAL
- a CDS encoding ATP/GTP-binding protein, which codes for MSGRSSEPSAAHPIAVKIVISGGFGVGKTTFVGAISEIEPLVTEAEMTEKSIGIDDTSAVSEKTTTTVALDFGRITLDDALLLYLFGTPGQDRFAFLWDDLVTGALGAIVLVDTRRIEDSFPAIDYFEEHEIPFIIGVNRFTGAQRFSPDEVRDALGVSAGIPMVECDARDRESVKNVLVSLTEEVLAKRAGRARAESTW
- a CDS encoding ABC transporter substrate-binding protein, producing the protein MVRRGLARALAVLGLAALAGCSGTEAAITPPPGAPAQASCGKVNIAVNPWSGYAADAAVVGYLLKTELGCQVVATQLSETTSWAGLSDGSVDVILENWGHDDLKRKYIDGQKVAVEMGLTGNKGIIGWYVPPWMAEEYPDITDWTKLNDRVELFRTAKSGDKGQFLAGDPSFVTNDTALITNLKLDYTMVYAGSEDKLIAAFRQAQKNKTPLLGYFYEPQWLLTDVKLVHVPLPRYTPGCDSVPDKIACDYQPYDLDKIGRKAFVDSGSPAAGFIRNWTWTNADQNEVARDMTQNHLSAEDAAKKWAEAHRTTWETWLD
- a CDS encoding GMC oxidoreductase produces the protein MTSRRTLLRAAALGAPAAVLFARAAAAGAALADGDHVPALVVGSGYGGSVAALRLTQAGVATAVVEMGMAWNTAGPDGAIFCDMLDPDQRSYWLRTTTDQPVGYFLGIGANKSITRYTGVLDSEKFAGIRVYQGRGVGGGSLVNGGMAVVPKRDYLAEILPSVDVAAMYATYFPRANAALGVNAIDTAWFETADCYRYARVSRDQAQASGYTTTFLNNVYDFGYMAKEQAGTVPRSALASEVIYGNNHGKRSLDKTYLAAAAATGRLTITAQHVVTAVAPNSLGGFSVTMNQIDTAGATVAVKTVRADRVFFAAGSVGTSKLLVAMRAQGRLPDLPDAVGQGWGNNGNVMVARAQHLWNTTGALESGMPAMGIDNWADAAGPVFAEIAPFPAGTELWISLYLAITKNPNRARFLYDSSTGTVGLSWQTAQNQPAVTAAKRVFDTINKAQATVYRSDLFGANKVWGDDFTYHPLGGCVLNVATDNYGRLPGYPGLYVMDGSLIPGSTGVNPFVTITALAERNIERIIATDLT